In the genome of Notamacropus eugenii isolate mMacEug1 chromosome 5, mMacEug1.pri_v2, whole genome shotgun sequence, one region contains:
- the LOC140503616 gene encoding LOW QUALITY PROTEIN: sialic acid-binding Ig-like lectin 14 (The sequence of the model RefSeq protein was modified relative to this genomic sequence to represent the inferred CDS: substituted 1 base at 1 genomic stop codon), which yields MLLLLLLALLWEGSLSQRLNIQPSVTVPEGICTHVPCTFEHNRISWNDRRKVYGYWYRKSGFLYHLVATNDPAERVEEEDLGRFRLLGNPRMNNCSLSITDAQSSDKGTYYFYFRKEHDRKSYLLPVLYVNATGSPNVIQKPDISIPEVLESGIKVTLNCTFSWACGGNKPFKFSWMGSALSSKSQSSGSSHSSQVSLIPGPQYHGTNLTCQVTLPGGRLSSERTVQINVSYAVQNVTITMAQDSRTLDFVSGNSSALVVQEGESFHMLCAANSNPPATLSWMLGDQTLASSQPSEDGVLHLDLPHLGPEDGGNYTCLAQHPLGSKEASLSVSVQSSSAQENSSWPLVLTLLXGTLMGAGFLLTYGLTWLYYTRKPLGREQPPAPEAAQSSL from the exons atgctgctgctgctactgctggcCCTGCTCTGGGAGG GGTCCCTGTCCCAAAGACTGAATATACAGCCGTCAGTGACTGTGCCGGAGGGGATATGTACCCACGTCCCCTGCACCTTTGAACACAACAGAATATCATGGAATGACCGCAGGAAAGTTTATGGTTACTGGTACAGAAAATCAGGTTTTCTTTACCATCTTGTGGCCACAAATGACCCAGCTGagagagtggaggaggaagacCTGGGGAGATTCCGTCTCCTTGGGAATCCCAGGATGAACAATTGCTCTCTGAGCATCACAGATGCCCAGTCTTCAGACAAGGGGACATACTACTTCTATTTTAGAAAAGAACATGATAGAAAGAGTTACCTACTGCCTGTACTTTACGTGAATGCGACAG GCTCTCCAAATGTGATCCAGAAACCAGACATCTCTATTCCAGAGGTGTTAGAGTCGGGAATCAAAGTTACTCTGAACTGTACATTTTCTTGGGCCTGTGGGGGAAACAAACCCTTCAAATTCTCCTGGATGGGGTCTGCTCTCTCCTCCAAGTCACAAAGCTCTGGGTCATCCCACTCCTCACAGGTCTCCCTCATCCCTGGACCCCAATATCATGGCACCAACCTCACCTGTCAGGTGACACTTCCTGGAGGCCGTTTGAGCTCAGAGAGAACCGTTCAAATCAATGTGTCCT ATGCTGTGCAGAATGTGACCATCACCATGGCCCAGGACAGCAGGACATTAG ATTTTGTCTCAGGAAACAGTTCAGCTCTTGTGGTGCAGGAGGGAGAGTCCTTTCACATGCTCTGTGCTGCCAACAGCAATCCCCCAGCTACACTGAGCTGGATGCTGGGGGACCAAACCCTGGCCTCTTCCCAGCCCTCAGAGGATGGAGTCCTGCACCTGGATCTTCCCCACCTGGGCCCAGAGGATGGAGGCAATTACACCTGCTTGGCTCAGCATCCTCTGGGCTCCAAGGAGGCCTCCCTGAGTGTTTCTGTGCAGT CCTCTTCTGCCCAGGAAAACAGCTCTTGGCCCCTGGTGCTCACACTGCTCTAGGGAACCCTCATGGGAGCCGGCTTTCTCCTCACCTATGGCCTCACCTGGCTCTATTACACCAG GAAACCCCTAGGGAGGGAGCAGCCAccagctccagaagcagcccagTCATCTCTTTGA